One Pleurocapsa sp. PCC 7327 DNA segment encodes these proteins:
- a CDS encoding NAD-dependent epimerase/dehydratase family protein, whose protein sequence is MTTSIVTGVAGFIGSHLAEALLKQGERVIGIDEFNDYYEPSFKRRNISSLESYSSFELIEGSIHELNWQELLANAETLYHQAAQAGVRASWGESFRHYTERNINATQIILEAAKESKSLKRLVFASSSSIYGNAETLPTPESICPQPTSPYGITKLAAEYLCFLYYRNFQVPVTALRYFSVYGPRQRPDMAFHKFFKAAMVGAPIPIYGDGQQTRDFTFVSDVVAANLAAATVPDAIGEAFNIGGGSRVVLADMLDKIEAIAAIPIQRNYLETARGDARHTGADVSKAKALLGWSPKVSLIEGLTQQWEWIQTVY, encoded by the coding sequence ATGACAACTTCGATAGTAACTGGAGTCGCGGGTTTTATCGGCTCGCACCTAGCTGAAGCATTACTCAAACAAGGGGAGAGAGTAATCGGCATTGATGAATTTAATGATTACTACGAGCCTAGCTTTAAGCGTAGAAATATTTCATCTCTTGAGAGTTACTCTTCTTTTGAGTTAATAGAAGGGTCGATTCATGAGTTGAATTGGCAAGAACTGTTGGCGAACGCAGAAACCCTCTATCATCAGGCAGCTCAGGCTGGAGTACGGGCAAGCTGGGGCGAAAGTTTCCGTCACTATACAGAACGCAACATTAACGCTACTCAAATTATTTTAGAAGCTGCCAAAGAGTCCAAATCCCTTAAGCGACTGGTATTTGCCTCTAGCTCGTCGATCTACGGGAATGCAGAAACCCTGCCGACTCCAGAATCAATTTGTCCTCAGCCTACTTCCCCCTATGGCATTACTAAATTGGCAGCAGAATATTTATGTTTTTTATACTACCGAAATTTTCAAGTCCCAGTGACAGCCCTTCGCTACTTTAGCGTCTACGGACCTCGCCAACGTCCCGATATGGCATTTCATAAATTTTTTAAAGCAGCAATGGTAGGTGCGCCAATTCCGATTTATGGAGACGGACAACAAACGCGAGATTTTACCTTTGTCAGCGATGTAGTAGCAGCAAATCTAGCGGCAGCAACCGTTCCAGATGCTATTGGCGAAGCTTTCAATATCGGCGGCGGTAGTAGAGTTGTATTGGCTGATATGTTGGATAAGATTGAAGCGATCGCAGCAATTCCGATTCAAAGAAACTATTTGGAGACGGCTAGAGGAGATGCTCGTCACACCGGAGCAGATGTTTCCAAGGCAAAAGCGCTTTTAGGATGGTCTCCTAAAGTCTCCTTAATTGAAGGATTGACGCAACAATGGGAATGGATTCAAACAGTGTATTAA
- a CDS encoding glycosyltransferase, whose protein sequence is MKIAFIVSHFPVLSETFILNQIVGLLDRGYEVDIYADQVGDSYKIHPEVEKYRLLERTYYWPQIPNNLWWRLFKGMGLLLANGYKDLRLFMRSLNFTKYGKQAFSLYLLYTATPLLKKTYDIIHCQFGTQSFRGMAFRVMNSPGSKLIVAFRGYDLSEMLQRKGSRVYDELFQEGDCFLPNCDYLKQLVLKLGCSEQKVIVHRSGIDCRRFFFTPRHLPLDGRVRIVTIGRFVEKKGIEYGIRAFAKIAQVNQNIEYNIIGDGALRQKLQQLIEELNVSEKVKLLGWKHQEECIKILNDSHILIAVSVTGKDGDREGIPNVLKEAMAMGLPVISTFHAGIPELVEDGISGFLVSECDVDATAEKLGYLIEHPEVWSEMGRAGRAHVEKYFDTHALNNELVKIYQQLLSSEESQQLMQEYPVSQG, encoded by the coding sequence ATGAAAATTGCATTTATTGTTAGCCATTTTCCAGTTTTATCGGAAACGTTTATTTTAAATCAAATTGTCGGCTTACTCGATCGCGGATATGAAGTTGATATTTATGCAGACCAAGTAGGTGACAGTTATAAAATCCATCCAGAGGTAGAAAAATATCGCCTCCTAGAACGAACCTACTATTGGCCTCAAATCCCAAACAATCTCTGGTGGCGGTTATTTAAAGGAATGGGATTGTTGTTAGCAAACGGCTATAAAGACCTCAGGTTGTTTATGCGATCGCTTAACTTTACTAAATATGGCAAGCAAGCTTTCTCCTTATATTTACTCTACACGGCAACTCCTTTACTGAAAAAAACATACGACATCATCCATTGTCAGTTTGGAACGCAGAGCTTCAGAGGAATGGCATTTCGTGTTATGAACTCTCCCGGCAGCAAGCTTATTGTAGCATTTCGCGGCTACGATCTCTCTGAGATGCTTCAAAGAAAAGGATCTCGCGTTTACGACGAATTATTTCAAGAAGGAGATTGTTTTTTACCCAATTGCGACTATTTAAAGCAGCTAGTTCTCAAGCTCGGTTGCAGCGAACAAAAAGTTATCGTGCATCGGTCGGGAATCGATTGCCGTCGGTTTTTCTTTACCCCGCGTCACTTGCCCTTAGATGGTCGGGTTCGGATTGTCACCATCGGTCGTTTCGTCGAAAAAAAAGGTATAGAATATGGCATTCGTGCCTTTGCCAAGATTGCTCAAGTCAATCAAAATATTGAGTACAACATTATTGGCGACGGAGCTTTGCGGCAAAAATTACAGCAACTCATTGAGGAACTAAATGTGAGTGAAAAAGTGAAGCTGCTGGGTTGGAAACATCAGGAAGAGTGTATTAAAATTCTGAACGACTCGCACATTCTCATCGCAGTGAGCGTGACGGGTAAAGACGGCGATCGAGAAGGTATTCCCAATGTCCTAAAAGAAGCAATGGCAATGGGTTTGCCAGTCATCAGCACTTTCCACGCAGGTATTCCCGAACTGGTCGAAGATGGGATTTCAGGCTTTCTAGTCTCAGAGTGCGATGTAGATGCCACAGCCGAGAAGTTAGGCTACCTAATCGAGCATCCAGAAGTCTGGTCTGAAATGGGTCGAGCTGGTCGCGCGCATGTAGAAAAATATTTTGACACGCACGCACTTAACAATGAGCTAGTAAAAATTTACCAGCAATTACTAAGCTCAGAGGAGAGCCAGCAATTAATGCAAGAATATCCCGTGAGTCAAGGATGA
- a CDS encoding ABC transporter permease — MPPEIVHTPESLLRHPVQLFKQMWRDLLASRELAWRLMVRDLKAQYRQSFLGIAWAFLPPIFMAAGFTLANDAKVISVSATDIPYPAYVMFSTALWQTFVEALNGPVQAVTLAKPMLSRVNFPREAIILAKLGEVFFNFAIKLILIVALFVWFRVPVSWTVILAPVALIHLIMLGTLIGMLLSPLGALYQDVSKGITMATGFWLFLTPVIYPVPSQGTFGVLVKLNPVTPLLVTTRELATTGVVSEPLGFWIVSIMTIVGLVLTWIAFRLALPYVIERISS, encoded by the coding sequence ATGCCGCCTGAGATAGTTCACACGCCTGAGAGCTTGCTCAGACATCCAGTTCAACTCTTTAAACAGATGTGGCGAGACTTGCTCGCTTCTCGCGAACTCGCTTGGCGACTCATGGTGCGAGATCTCAAAGCTCAGTACCGTCAGTCATTTTTGGGGATTGCCTGGGCATTTTTACCGCCAATCTTTATGGCAGCCGGATTTACGCTTGCGAATGATGCCAAGGTTATCAGCGTGAGCGCTACAGATATACCCTATCCAGCTTATGTAATGTTTAGCACGGCACTTTGGCAGACTTTTGTGGAAGCGTTAAATGGTCCCGTGCAAGCGGTGACATTGGCGAAACCAATGCTGTCCAGAGTCAATTTTCCGCGAGAAGCAATTATTTTAGCCAAGTTAGGCGAGGTGTTTTTCAACTTTGCCATCAAGCTGATTCTAATTGTGGCACTATTTGTCTGGTTTAGGGTTCCAGTTAGTTGGACGGTAATTTTGGCTCCTGTGGCACTGATTCATTTAATTATGCTGGGGACATTAATTGGTATGCTACTCTCTCCACTAGGAGCTTTATATCAAGACGTGTCAAAGGGAATAACGATGGCGACGGGATTCTGGCTGTTTTTGACTCCTGTCATTTATCCGGTGCCAAGCCAGGGAACTTTTGGAGTGTTAGTAAAACTGAATCCTGTCACCCCTCTGCTAGTAACAACGCGCGAGTTGGCAACAACCGGAGTCGTCTCAGAACCATTAGGATTTTGGATAGTAAGTATTATGACCATCGTTGGCTTAGTGCTAACATGGATTGCCTTTCGCCTAGCGCTACCTTACGTTATTGAGAGGATAAGTTCATAA
- a CDS encoding ABC transporter ATP-binding protein: MLNEIQDRQIDAQPENADIVISVENISKKFCRDLRKSLFYGVLDIATDLVGGRRKSDRLRKGEFWALKDVSFQLRRGEALGLVGANGAGKSTLLRIISGLIKPDTGRVRVRGRLAPLIALGAGFNPILTGRENVYANMSILGLSTKEINERFDAVVDFAEIGEAIDAPVQSYSSGMSARLGFASAIHTQPDILLIDEVLAVGDIKFKAKCYRRLHELNQQGVSFILVNHNTQAILNVCDSAIYLSKGQLVAFGDTGTILNQYEKDLFLEGRENTPGVLYLPKKLEHESLGLDLISIYFKSLEGDIVESIISGEPIVFCVNFRAHKKFSDVNVHLKITELRKQGNPILFLSNKNDGKSFEVGIGEHEIQLKIPYLSLVPGAYIMSIKLKEGALGTLDLVESFKFTVKSDINMGISLINQQRSWEIASKQ; encoded by the coding sequence ATGCTAAATGAGATTCAAGATAGACAAATTGACGCTCAGCCTGAAAATGCAGACATAGTTATCTCTGTTGAAAATATTTCTAAAAAGTTTTGCCGAGATTTGAGAAAGTCTCTATTTTATGGGGTTCTAGACATTGCTACAGATTTAGTTGGGGGTCGAAGAAAAAGCGATCGCTTGCGAAAGGGTGAGTTTTGGGCATTAAAAGACGTTAGCTTTCAACTGCGGCGAGGTGAAGCACTAGGCTTAGTTGGAGCCAACGGTGCAGGTAAAAGTACGCTCCTGCGTATTATTAGCGGACTAATTAAGCCAGATACTGGTCGGGTTAGAGTGAGAGGTCGATTGGCTCCGCTAATTGCGCTAGGAGCGGGATTTAATCCAATTTTGACGGGAAGAGAAAATGTTTATGCCAACATGTCGATTTTGGGTTTATCTACTAAAGAAATTAATGAAAGATTTGATGCGGTTGTCGATTTTGCGGAAATTGGGGAGGCGATCGACGCACCAGTGCAGAGCTATAGTTCTGGAATGTCGGCACGGTTGGGGTTTGCCAGCGCCATTCATACACAGCCAGATATTCTTTTAATCGATGAAGTTTTGGCTGTGGGAGATATTAAATTTAAGGCTAAATGTTATCGCAGGCTACATGAGCTAAACCAACAAGGCGTGTCTTTTATCTTAGTTAATCACAACACGCAGGCTATTTTAAATGTATGCGACTCTGCAATTTATCTATCAAAAGGTCAACTGGTTGCTTTCGGGGATACAGGGACAATTCTCAATCAGTATGAAAAAGATTTATTTTTAGAAGGGAGGGAAAACACGCCAGGAGTTTTGTATTTACCAAAAAAGTTAGAACATGAGAGTTTAGGTTTGGATTTAATTTCAATTTATTTCAAATCTCTTGAAGGTGATATTGTCGAATCGATTATTAGTGGCGAACCCATCGTTTTCTGCGTAAATTTCCGCGCTCATAAAAAATTTAGTGATGTTAATGTTCACTTAAAAATTACAGAATTACGCAAACAAGGCAATCCAATTTTATTTTTAAGTAATAAAAATGATGGAAAATCTTTTGAAGTAGGGATAGGAGAGCATGAAATCCAGCTTAAAATTCCTTATCTAAGCTTAGTACCTGGTGCATATATTATGAGCATTAAGCTTAAAGAAGGAGCGCTAGGCACTCTTGATTTGGTTGAATCTTTTAAGTTTACTGTTAAATCAGATATTAATATGGGAATAAGTTTAATTAATCAACAAAGGTCGTGGGAAATTGCGAGCAAACAATAA
- a CDS encoding glycosyltransferase, producing the protein MATLKSLLYLSNGNLPSKMAHTIQVVKMAQALSQQLDNFELVTGGDLRSALTGMDGEFQNWYGLHRHFKLVRLPTHVKVKYPFPQDYQSYRYFKLAVLYACLKSPSLVFTRSTLIADRLLKIGVPVLWEKHELIDDNSASRKFFADKNLIGFVTISQRLADRCINYGLSPEKALVAHSGVDVQSFLPYQEKHLARQKLSLPQAEKIILYSGHLYEYKGIPTLLETARMMPECRFVLVGGWVEDIDRVKQECNKLNLHNVQLVGHVTQTELASYLYAADILIVPTSKYWHLGETTSPLKLFEYMVVKRPIVASALPTIMTVLRDRENALLAEPDEPLSFKDAIANLLENPILANNIAERAFQEVQNFTWDKRAKRIVEFSAERLKEVDRDTANLGKNLIRYLQQNVRAAFT; encoded by the coding sequence ATGGCAACCTTAAAATCCCTGCTTTATTTGTCTAATGGCAACTTACCTTCAAAAATGGCTCATACCATACAAGTTGTTAAGATGGCGCAAGCCTTATCTCAGCAGCTCGACAATTTTGAGTTAGTGACAGGTGGCGATCTTCGATCGGCTTTAACGGGGATGGATGGCGAATTTCAAAATTGGTATGGCTTACATCGCCATTTTAAGCTAGTACGCTTGCCAACACACGTTAAGGTAAAGTATCCTTTTCCCCAAGATTATCAAAGTTACAGATATTTTAAGTTAGCGGTATTGTATGCTTGCCTGAAATCTCCTTCCTTGGTGTTTACTCGCTCGACTCTAATTGCCGATCGCTTGCTAAAGATTGGCGTACCCGTTCTCTGGGAAAAGCACGAACTAATCGACGACAATTCTGCTAGCCGCAAATTTTTTGCTGACAAAAACTTGATCGGTTTCGTTACCATATCGCAACGATTAGCCGATCGCTGTATCAACTATGGTCTCAGTCCCGAAAAGGCATTGGTCGCTCATAGCGGCGTGGATGTGCAAAGTTTTCTTCCCTACCAAGAAAAACATTTGGCTCGCCAAAAGCTATCCCTTCCTCAAGCTGAAAAAATCATCTTATACTCCGGTCACTTGTACGAATACAAAGGAATTCCAACGCTTCTGGAGACTGCCCGCATGATGCCAGAATGCCGATTTGTTTTGGTAGGAGGATGGGTTGAGGATATCGATCGCGTCAAACAAGAGTGTAACAAACTTAATTTACATAACGTACAGCTTGTCGGTCACGTAACGCAAACCGAGTTGGCATCATATTTATATGCGGCAGATATCTTAATCGTTCCGACGAGTAAGTACTGGCATTTAGGCGAAACCACCAGTCCTCTCAAACTATTTGAATATATGGTCGTTAAAAGACCGATTGTTGCTTCGGCTTTACCGACTATTATGACAGTATTGCGCGATCGCGAAAACGCTTTGCTAGCAGAGCCTGACGAACCGCTTTCCTTCAAAGACGCGATCGCGAATTTATTGGAGAACCCTATTCTTGCAAATAATATTGCCGAACGTGCTTTCCAAGAGGTACAAAACTTTACTTGGGATAAGCGAGCCAAGCGCATCGTAGAATTTTCAGCAGAAAGGCTAAAAGAAGTCGATCGAGACACAGCTAACCTTGGGAAAAACTTGATTAGATATCTCCAACAAAACGTGAGAGCGGCTTTTACGTGA
- a CDS encoding glycosyltransferase family 4 protein has protein sequence MRILVASIFEASSQKAHVINTVKMAQGFARLGHEVTIICCQAPEGAVSPDKLAKIYGLTEPLRWVQLPKKILGYKINEYRWFALLALPFVLQIRPDLVYARNDGYPGLTVTSKYGIPTVAESHAHVGTNTIPFLRLVELTRDRAFLVWVTISHRLVDYYHSLGVPKDKLIVLCDAVDLKFFQRPEHLPPSPYSGNRANVAYVGHLYDYKGIPTVLETAAKLPDIHFHLVGGLPEDIDRQQKRAQELQLDNVTFHGLQPQVELPKFLWHADVLLLPPSQHHPSAAWTSPVKLGEYLASGTPIVATEILALRDWLTDDDVEFVEPDNPEALAKGIAHLLSNQQRAEQLRVSGLAKAQELSYEKRAQAILKYYKKDTSSLKQRF, from the coding sequence ATGCGAATCCTTGTTGCTAGTATCTTTGAAGCCTCATCTCAGAAAGCTCACGTTATTAATACGGTTAAGATGGCTCAGGGCTTTGCTAGGCTAGGGCATGAAGTTACCATTATCTGCTGCCAAGCACCAGAGGGTGCGGTATCGCCCGACAAACTGGCTAAAATATACGGGCTAACGGAACCATTGCGCTGGGTGCAATTGCCAAAGAAAATTTTAGGTTACAAGATTAACGAATATAGGTGGTTTGCTCTACTAGCTTTACCCTTTGTACTTCAGATTCGACCCGATTTAGTTTACGCCCGTAACGATGGCTATCCCGGATTAACCGTAACCAGTAAATACGGAATCCCAACTGTTGCTGAAAGCCACGCACATGTGGGCACCAACACAATTCCCTTCCTGCGTCTGGTAGAACTCACCCGCGATCGTGCTTTCCTCGTGTGGGTAACGATATCCCATCGTCTGGTTGACTACTACCATTCTCTGGGCGTGCCTAAAGATAAGCTAATCGTACTCTGTGATGCAGTCGATCTAAAATTTTTCCAGCGCCCAGAACATTTGCCACCGAGTCCTTATTCAGGAAATCGGGCAAATGTAGCGTATGTCGGGCACCTATACGATTACAAAGGGATTCCCACAGTCCTAGAAACCGCAGCCAAGCTACCCGACATACACTTTCATTTAGTAGGCGGATTGCCAGAGGATATTGATAGGCAACAAAAACGAGCGCAGGAACTTCAGTTAGATAATGTCACTTTCCACGGACTCCAGCCACAAGTAGAACTGCCAAAGTTTCTCTGGCATGCAGATGTCTTGCTTCTTCCCCCTTCGCAACACCATCCGAGTGCTGCTTGGACGAGTCCTGTCAAGTTAGGCGAGTATTTGGCATCTGGCACTCCGATAGTCGCTACCGAGATCCTGGCTTTAAGAGACTGGTTAACCGACGATGACGTTGAATTTGTCGAACCCGACAATCCCGAAGCGCTTGCTAAGGGGATTGCGCACCTGTTATCTAATCAGCAACGAGCCGAACAGCTTCGAGTATCTGGACTTGCTAAGGCTCAAGAGCTATCCTACGAAAAAAGAGCGCAAGCAATTCTTAAGTACTACAAAAAAGATACTTCATCGCTAAAACAAAGATTTTGA
- a CDS encoding sulfotransferase family 2 domain-containing protein — MNKPFLTEKIKNVIKIIAPEKPKIFFMHIPKTGGISVDNAIARFYKRSSYNVDPAFSKTASKILCNPENVSSRDYNMFVFRQYLALHEMVKGTKYISGHVRFNLDIWNAYHSQYAYITILRNPIKRYISQYFYDAFKKDEHARVSEDLPNYLRSNKGKERGHTYINYLSNAWPQENCSVQEKLKLAKDNLDKFQLVGFLEQIDVFIERFKNQFGLSLRIPHKNKNPISRPQVDDKMIQQIEEVCEPDIELYEYAKKKSLSEMLSL; from the coding sequence ATGAACAAACCTTTTTTAACAGAAAAAATCAAAAACGTAATAAAAATAATAGCACCAGAGAAACCGAAGATATTTTTCATGCATATTCCTAAAACAGGAGGAATTTCGGTAGATAATGCGATCGCTCGGTTTTACAAAAGAAGCTCTTACAATGTCGATCCTGCTTTTTCAAAAACAGCTTCAAAAATACTATGCAACCCTGAAAATGTTTCGAGTCGAGACTATAACATGTTCGTCTTTAGACAGTATTTAGCCCTTCATGAAATGGTAAAAGGAACAAAATATATTAGCGGTCACGTGCGTTTTAATTTAGATATCTGGAATGCTTATCATAGTCAATATGCTTATATAACTATTTTAAGAAATCCTATAAAAAGATATATTTCTCAATATTTTTATGATGCTTTTAAAAAAGACGAGCATGCAAGAGTAAGTGAAGACTTGCCAAATTATCTTAGATCGAATAAAGGAAAAGAAAGAGGTCATACCTATATTAACTATCTCAGCAATGCTTGGCCTCAAGAGAATTGTAGCGTTCAAGAAAAACTTAAATTAGCAAAAGATAATTTAGATAAATTTCAGTTGGTTGGTTTTTTGGAGCAGATCGATGTTTTTATTGAAAGATTTAAAAATCAATTTGGATTGAGTTTAAGAATCCCTCACAAAAATAAAAATCCCATTTCTCGTCCACAGGTAGACGACAAGATGATTCAACAGATTGAGGAGGTATGCGAACCCGACATAGAACTTTATGAGTATGCTAAAAAGAAGTCTCTTTCAGAGATGCTGTCGCTGTGA